From the genome of Alosa sapidissima isolate fAloSap1 chromosome 14, fAloSap1.pri, whole genome shotgun sequence, one region includes:
- the LOC121682414 gene encoding low choriolytic enzyme-like isoform X2, whose translation MDTSAVILLVLLLGTLNTVQCQYEEAKSEDVEEGGPLGLRRDKFSEEDNIVSNLIERATDKKEDDIPEEEKYTVSGLIERASKNAGQALDDPEITEGDIAVYTGFQNADPCTSHGCKWPRARDGLVYVPYYISNQYSSRERATIERGLQSFAQSTCIRFRRRTRERDYVHIQSRSGCWSFVGRRGGEQILSLDRRGCVYHMVIQHELLHALGFNHEQCRSDRDQHVYIYYQNIVRGLAYAFNKINTNNLGTPYDYGSVMHYGRYAFSANRQPTIVPIPNANVQIGRATQMSRMDILRVQRLYGCK comes from the exons ATGGACACCTCTGCTGTCATTCTGCTTGTCCTTCTCCTGGGGACACTCAACACAGTCCAGTGCCAGTATGAAGAG GCAAAATCTGAGGATGTTGAAGAAGGTGGCCCTCTTGGTTTGAGAAGAG ACAAGTTCTCAGAGGAGGATAACATAGTGTCCAATCTGATTGAAAGGGCTACTGACAAGAAGGAAG ACGATATCCCTGAGGAGGAGAAGTACACCGTGTCTGGTCTGATTGAAAGGGCCAGCAAGAATGCAG GGCAAGCGCTTGATGACCCAGAGATCACAGAGGGTGATATCGCAGTGTACACTGGGTTCCAGAACGCTGACCCCTGCACCTCGCATGGCTGCAAGTGGCCTCGTGCCCGGGACGGCTTAGTCTATGTGCCTTACTACATCTCTAACCAGTACT CGTCCCGTGAAAGAGCCACCATTGAGAGGGGCCTGCAGTCTTTTGCCCAGTCCACCTGTATCCGCTTCCGACGACGCACAAGGGAGAGAGACTATGTGCACATCCAGTCACGCTCAGG GTGCTGGTCCTTCGTGGGGCGTAGAGGTGGAGAACAGATTTTGTCCCTGGATCGACGGGGGTGTGTGTACCACATGGTGATTCAGCATGAGCTCCTGCACGCCCTGGGCTTCAACCACGAGCAGTGCCGCAGTGACCGTGACCAACACGTCTATATTTATTACCAGAACATCGTCAGAG GACTGGCATACGCCTTCAACAAGATTAACACCAACAACCTGGGCACCCCCTATGACTACGGCTCCGTCATGCATTACGGAAG GTATGCCTTCTCCGCAAACCGGCAGCCCACCATTGTCCCCATTCCCAACGCCAATGTGCAGATCGGGAGAGCCACCCAGATGAGCCGCATGGACATCCTGCGGGTCCAACGCCTCTATGGATGCA AATAA
- the LOC121682417 gene encoding low choriolytic enzyme-like isoform X1 has translation MDTSGVILLVLLLGTLNTVQCQYEVSKSEDFEGSSPIDDIPEEEKYTVSALIERANKNAGQELDDPEIIEGDIAVDTGFQNAAPCTSRRHRNCKWYRSKDGRVYVPYVISSQYSSREKAIIVKAMNSFANATCVRFRPRKRRRSKDRDYLYIKSKRGCWSYVGRRGRRQIVSLARRGCVYHQVIQHELLHALGFHHEQARSDRDMHVRILYENIKQGKKRNFKKIKTNNMDTPYDYGSVMHYSRSVMHYSRYAFSRNRQPTIVPIPDANVAIGRATQMSSWDIARINRLYGCEAPVLV, from the exons ATGGACACCTCGGGTGTTATTCTGCTTGTCCTTCTCCTGGGGACGCTAAACACAGTCCAGTGTCAGTATGAAGTG TCAAAATCAGAGGATTTTGAAGGGAGTAGCCCAATTG ACGATATCCCTGAGGAGGAGAAGTACACAGTGTCTGCTCTGATTGAAAGGGCCAACAAGAATGCAG GGCAAGAGTTGGATGATCCAGAGATCATAGAGGGTGATATTGCAGTGGACACAGGATTCCAGAATGCTGCCCCCTGTACATCCCGCCGTCACCGCAACTGCAAATGGTATCGCTCCAAGGACGGCCGCGTCTATGTGCCGTACGTCATCTCCAGCCAGTACT CCTCTCGTGAGAAGGCCATTATTGTCAAGGCCATGAACTCTTTTGCCAATGCCACCTGTGTCCGCTTCCGACCACGCAAAAGACGTCGCTCCAAGGATAGAGACTACTTGTACATCAAGTCCAAAAGAGG GTGCTGGTCCTACGTGGGGCGTAGAGGTAGGCGGCAGATCGTGTCCCTGGCGCGACGAGGGTGTGTGTACCACCAGGTGATCCAGCATGAGCTTCTGCACGCCCTGGGCTTCCACCATGAACAGGCACGCAGTGACCGTGACATGCATGTCCGTATTCTCTACGAAAACATCAAGCAAG GAAAAAAAAGGAACTTCAAAAAGATTAAGACCAATAACATGGACACCCCCTATGACTACGGTTCAGTCATGCATTACTCAAGGTCAGTCATGCATTACTCAAG gTATGCTTTCTCCCGCAACAGGCAGCCCACCATTGTCCCCATCCCCGATGCCAATGTGGCGATTGGGAGGGCCACCCAAATGAGCAGCTGGGATATTGCCCGAATCAACCGCCTTTATGGATGTGAAGCACCGGTCTTAGTCTAG
- the LOC121682415 gene encoding high choriolytic enzyme 1-like isoform X5, translating to MATSTVILLVLLLGTLNTIQCQYEEVKSEDVEEGDPLDNFSEEDNIVSNLIERAADKKEDNILAEEKYTVSALIERANKNAGQALDDPEITEGDIAVYTGFQNADPCTSRGCKWPRARDGLVYVPYYISNQYSSRERATIERGLQSFAQSTCIRFRRRTRERDYVHIQSRSGCWSYVGRRGGEQIVSLARRGCVYHQVIQHELLHALGFNHEQTRSDRDMHVRILYQNIARGLEYNFNKIDTNNLGTPYDYGSVMHYGRYAFSANRQPTIVPIPNANVQIGRATKMSRMDILRVQRLYGCK from the exons aagtcAGAGGATGTTGAAGAAGGTGACCCACTTG ACAATTTCTCAGAGGAGGATAACATAGTGTCCAATCTGATTGAAAGGGCTGCTGACAAGAAGGAAG ACAATATCCTTGCAGAAGAGAAGTACACAGTGTCTGCTCTGATTGAAAGGGCCAACAAGAATGCAG ggCAAGCGCTTGATGACCCAGAGATCACAGAGGGTGATATCGCAGTGTACACTGGGTTCCAGAACGCTGACCCCTGCACCTCGCGTGGCTGCAAGTGGCCTCGTGCCCGGGACGGCTTAGTCTACGTGCCTTACTACATCTCCAACCAGTACT CGTCCCGTGAAAGAGCCACCATTGAGAGAGGCCTGCAGTCTTTTGCCCAGTCCACCTGTATCCGCTTCCGACGACGCACAAGGGAGAGAGACTATGTGCACATCCAGTCACGCTCAGG GTGCTGGTCCTACGTGGGGCGTAGAGGTGGAGAACAGATTGTATCTCTGGCTCGACGAGGGTGTGTGTACCACCAGGTGATCCAGCATGAGCTTCTGCACGCCCTGGGCTTCAACCACGAGCAGACCCGCAGTGACCGTGACATGCATGTTCGTATTCTCTACCAGAACATCGCCAGGG GACTGGAGTACAACTTCAACAAGATTGACACCAACAACCTGGGCACCCCCTATGACTACGGTTCCGTCATGCATTACGGAAG GTATGCCTTCTCCGCAAACCGGCAGCCCACCATTGTCCCCATTCCCAACGCCAATGTGCAGATCGGAAGAGCCACCAAGATGAGCCGCATGGACATCCTGCGGGTCCAACGCCTCTATGGATGCA AATAA
- the LOC121682414 gene encoding low choriolytic enzyme-like isoform X1, with the protein MDTSAVILLVLLLGTLNTVQCQYEEAKSEDVEEGGPLGLRRDKFSEEDNIVSNLIERATDKKEDDIPEEEKYTVSGLIERASKNAGQALDDPEITEGDIAVYTGFQNADPCTSHGCKWPRARDGLVYVPYYISNQYSSRERATIERGLQSFAQSTCIRFRRRTRERDYVHIQSRSGCWSFVGRRGGEQILSLDRRGCVYHMVIQHELLHALGFNHEQCRSDRDQHVYIYYQNIVRGLAYAFNKINTNNLGTPYDYGSVMHYGRYAFSANRQPTIVPIPNANVQIGRATQMSRMDILRVQRLYGCSM; encoded by the exons ATGGACACCTCTGCTGTCATTCTGCTTGTCCTTCTCCTGGGGACACTCAACACAGTCCAGTGCCAGTATGAAGAG GCAAAATCTGAGGATGTTGAAGAAGGTGGCCCTCTTGGTTTGAGAAGAG ACAAGTTCTCAGAGGAGGATAACATAGTGTCCAATCTGATTGAAAGGGCTACTGACAAGAAGGAAG ACGATATCCCTGAGGAGGAGAAGTACACCGTGTCTGGTCTGATTGAAAGGGCCAGCAAGAATGCAG GGCAAGCGCTTGATGACCCAGAGATCACAGAGGGTGATATCGCAGTGTACACTGGGTTCCAGAACGCTGACCCCTGCACCTCGCATGGCTGCAAGTGGCCTCGTGCCCGGGACGGCTTAGTCTATGTGCCTTACTACATCTCTAACCAGTACT CGTCCCGTGAAAGAGCCACCATTGAGAGGGGCCTGCAGTCTTTTGCCCAGTCCACCTGTATCCGCTTCCGACGACGCACAAGGGAGAGAGACTATGTGCACATCCAGTCACGCTCAGG GTGCTGGTCCTTCGTGGGGCGTAGAGGTGGAGAACAGATTTTGTCCCTGGATCGACGGGGGTGTGTGTACCACATGGTGATTCAGCATGAGCTCCTGCACGCCCTGGGCTTCAACCACGAGCAGTGCCGCAGTGACCGTGACCAACACGTCTATATTTATTACCAGAACATCGTCAGAG GACTGGCATACGCCTTCAACAAGATTAACACCAACAACCTGGGCACCCCCTATGACTACGGCTCCGTCATGCATTACGGAAG GTATGCCTTCTCCGCAAACCGGCAGCCCACCATTGTCCCCATTCCCAACGCCAATGTGCAGATCGGGAGAGCCACCCAGATGAGCCGCATGGACATCCTGCGGGTCCAACGCCTCTATGGATGCAGTATGTAG
- the LOC121682415 gene encoding high choriolytic enzyme 1-like isoform X2, giving the protein MATSTVILLVLLLGTLNTIQCQYEEVKSEDVEEGDPLDNFSEEDNIVSNLIERAADKKEDNILAEEKYTVSALIERANKNAGQALDDPEITEGDIAVYTGFQNADPCTSRGCKWPRARDGLVYVPYYISNQYSSRERATIERGLQSFAQSTCIRFRRRTRERDYVHIQSRSGCWSYVGRRGGEQIVSLARRGCVYHQVIQHELLHALGFNHEQTRSDRDMHVRILYQNIARGLEYNFNKIDTNNLGTPYDYGSVMHYGRYAFSANRQPTIVPIPNANVQIGRATKMSRMDILRVQRLYGCSM; this is encoded by the exons aagtcAGAGGATGTTGAAGAAGGTGACCCACTTG ACAATTTCTCAGAGGAGGATAACATAGTGTCCAATCTGATTGAAAGGGCTGCTGACAAGAAGGAAG ACAATATCCTTGCAGAAGAGAAGTACACAGTGTCTGCTCTGATTGAAAGGGCCAACAAGAATGCAG ggCAAGCGCTTGATGACCCAGAGATCACAGAGGGTGATATCGCAGTGTACACTGGGTTCCAGAACGCTGACCCCTGCACCTCGCGTGGCTGCAAGTGGCCTCGTGCCCGGGACGGCTTAGTCTACGTGCCTTACTACATCTCCAACCAGTACT CGTCCCGTGAAAGAGCCACCATTGAGAGAGGCCTGCAGTCTTTTGCCCAGTCCACCTGTATCCGCTTCCGACGACGCACAAGGGAGAGAGACTATGTGCACATCCAGTCACGCTCAGG GTGCTGGTCCTACGTGGGGCGTAGAGGTGGAGAACAGATTGTATCTCTGGCTCGACGAGGGTGTGTGTACCACCAGGTGATCCAGCATGAGCTTCTGCACGCCCTGGGCTTCAACCACGAGCAGACCCGCAGTGACCGTGACATGCATGTTCGTATTCTCTACCAGAACATCGCCAGGG GACTGGAGTACAACTTCAACAAGATTGACACCAACAACCTGGGCACCCCCTATGACTACGGTTCCGTCATGCATTACGGAAG GTATGCCTTCTCCGCAAACCGGCAGCCCACCATTGTCCCCATTCCCAACGCCAATGTGCAGATCGGAAGAGCCACCAAGATGAGCCGCATGGACATCCTGCGGGTCCAACGCCTCTATGGATGCAGTATGTAG
- the LOC121682417 gene encoding low choriolytic enzyme-like isoform X2, with the protein MDTSAVILLVVLLGTLNTVQCQYEESKSEDFEGSSPIDDIPEEEKYTVSALIERANKNAGQELDDPEIIEGDIAVDTGFQNAAPCTSRRHRNCKWYRSKDGRVYVPYVISSQYSSREKAIIVKAMNSFANATCVRFRPRKRRRSKDRDYLYIKSKRGCWSYVGRRGRRQIVSLARRGCVYHQVIQHELLHALGFHHEQARSDRDMHVRILYENIKQGKKRNFKKIKTNNMDTPYDYGSVMHYSRSVMHYSRYAFSRNRQPTIVPIPDANVAIGRATQMSSWDIARINRLYGCEAPVLV; encoded by the exons ATGGACACCTCTGCTGTCATTCTGCTTGTCGTTCTCCTGGGGACACTGAACACTGTCCAGTGTCAGTATGAAGAG TCAAAATCAGAGGATTTTGAAGGGAGTAGCCCAATTG ACGATATCCCTGAGGAGGAGAAGTACACAGTGTCTGCTCTGATTGAAAGGGCCAACAAGAATGCAG GGCAAGAGTTGGATGATCCAGAGATCATAGAGGGTGATATTGCAGTGGACACAGGATTCCAGAATGCTGCCCCCTGTACATCCCGCCGTCACCGCAACTGCAAATGGTATCGCTCCAAGGACGGCCGCGTCTATGTGCCGTACGTCATCTCCAGCCAGTACT CCTCTCGTGAGAAGGCCATTATTGTCAAGGCCATGAACTCTTTTGCCAATGCCACCTGTGTCCGCTTCCGACCACGCAAAAGACGTCGCTCCAAGGATAGAGACTACTTGTACATCAAGTCCAAAAGAGG GTGCTGGTCCTACGTGGGGCGTAGAGGTAGGCGGCAGATCGTGTCCCTGGCGCGACGAGGGTGTGTGTACCACCAGGTGATCCAGCATGAGCTTCTGCACGCCCTGGGCTTCCACCATGAACAGGCACGCAGTGACCGTGACATGCATGTCCGTATTCTCTACGAAAACATCAAGCAAG GAAAAAAAAGGAACTTCAAAAAGATTAAGACCAATAACATGGACACCCCCTATGACTACGGTTCAGTCATGCATTACTCAAGGTCAGTCATGCATTACTCAAG gTATGCTTTCTCCCGCAACAGGCAGCCCACCATTGTCCCCATCCCCGATGCCAATGTGGCGATTGGGAGGGCCACCCAAATGAGCAGCTGGGATATTGCCCGAATCAACCGCCTTTATGGATGTGAAGCACCGGTCTTAGTCTAG